One region of Sulfitobacter sp. BSw21498 genomic DNA includes:
- a CDS encoding enoyl-CoA hydratase/isomerase family protein, with amino-acid sequence MSTPVTARIEGNVGIIELSRPEKFNCLSLEVHEGIAAARAEFEANREVRAILIRAQGKHFCTGADLTEVKEKLYDPVALDHFIGFGMDNLRKLEQCPLPVIVAVQGLCLAGGIELMLAADVCFAAETAQFGDQHAQFGLIPGWGGSQRLTRLMGQRRALDLMFSARWLGAGDAKDAGLINYIVPDSDLHIAAQEYCQTIATRSRPGIAEMKRLAREGADMTVDQQMRLERDAAVRALPSADVAEGLDAFESRRTPDFKQ; translated from the coding sequence ATGAGCACTCCGGTAACTGCTAGAATCGAAGGAAATGTCGGCATCATCGAGTTGAGCCGTCCGGAAAAGTTCAACTGCCTGTCGTTGGAGGTGCACGAGGGCATCGCTGCCGCCCGCGCCGAATTCGAGGCCAACCGCGAGGTACGCGCCATTTTGATTCGCGCACAGGGCAAGCATTTCTGCACCGGTGCCGATCTGACCGAGGTCAAGGAAAAGTTATACGATCCAGTCGCGCTGGACCATTTCATCGGCTTTGGTATGGACAACCTGCGCAAGCTGGAGCAATGCCCCCTACCCGTCATCGTCGCGGTTCAAGGTTTGTGCCTTGCAGGTGGGATCGAATTGATGCTGGCGGCGGATGTCTGTTTTGCCGCTGAAACCGCCCAGTTCGGCGACCAGCACGCCCAGTTCGGGCTGATCCCCGGTTGGGGCGGCAGCCAGAGGCTGACCCGGTTGATGGGGCAACGCCGCGCATTGGACCTGATGTTTTCGGCCCGCTGGCTGGGGGCGGGTGACGCGAAAGACGCGGGTCTGATCAACTACATCGTGCCGGACAGTGATCTGCACATAGCGGCGCAGGAATATTGCCAGACCATCGCAACCCGATCACGGCCCGGCATAGCCGAAATGAAACGGCTGGCGCGCGAAGGCGCAGACATGACGGTTGATCAGCAGATGCGACTGGAACGTGACGCTGCAGTGCGCGCCCTGCCTAGTGCGGATGTGGCCGAAGGTTTGGACGCCTTCGAAAGCCGCCGCACGCCTGATTTCAAACAATAG
- a CDS encoding acyl-CoA dehydrogenase family protein, translating into MDFNLNDEQRQIYEYGGQLAQSYDNTYWLEHARRHEFPKEMFQQIADDGFLGIMVPEEYGGAGLGMTEMALFMEGTANHGIPLLMMVVGPTMSMAHLATHGTEFHKKELLPAACKGDIQFCFAITEPGAGSNSMKTKTMAKRNGNRFSLSGEKTFITGADVSDYCLVVARTTPLDQVARKTDGFTLFAVDLKKKGVDMQRVRISIPLPEEQWTLFFDDVDLGPEDVVGHVDEGFNILFDSLNPERIVLGALCCGIGRFALNKAVTYASERNVFDQPIGAHQGVQHPLAKAYTNVEMASLMTRRAAWEFDHKLPAGESSNMAKYAAAEAGIEAVDAALQAHGGSGFTEDTGIYEMYPMMRLLRTAPVNRELCLSYIGNKVMGLPRSY; encoded by the coding sequence ATGGATTTCAACCTGAACGACGAACAGCGCCAGATTTATGAATATGGTGGCCAGTTGGCGCAAAGTTACGACAATACCTATTGGCTGGAACACGCGCGCCGCCATGAGTTTCCCAAAGAGATGTTTCAACAGATCGCCGATGACGGCTTTCTGGGCATCATGGTGCCCGAGGAATATGGTGGTGCCGGGCTGGGCATGACCGAAATGGCATTGTTCATGGAGGGCACAGCTAACCATGGCATCCCGCTGCTGATGATGGTGGTTGGGCCGACGATGTCGATGGCGCATCTGGCGACACACGGAACCGAATTCCACAAAAAAGAGCTGCTTCCAGCCGCTTGCAAGGGTGACATCCAGTTTTGTTTTGCAATCACCGAACCCGGTGCCGGATCGAACTCAATGAAAACCAAGACGATGGCTAAGCGCAACGGCAACCGGTTTTCTCTGTCTGGCGAAAAGACCTTCATCACTGGCGCGGATGTGTCGGACTACTGCCTTGTTGTGGCGCGCACCACACCGCTCGATCAGGTGGCCCGCAAGACCGATGGCTTTACGCTATTTGCAGTCGATCTGAAGAAAAAGGGCGTCGACATGCAACGGGTACGCATTTCAATCCCGTTGCCCGAGGAACAGTGGACCCTGTTCTTTGACGATGTGGACCTTGGCCCCGAGGATGTGGTGGGTCACGTCGACGAGGGGTTCAATATCCTGTTTGATTCGCTCAACCCCGAACGGATCGTACTGGGTGCCTTGTGCTGTGGTATCGGTCGCTTTGCGCTCAACAAGGCAGTGACTTATGCCAGTGAACGCAACGTGTTCGACCAGCCGATCGGCGCGCACCAAGGTGTGCAGCATCCGCTGGCCAAGGCCTATACCAATGTCGAAATGGCCAGCTTGATGACCCGGCGTGCGGCTTGGGAATTTGACCACAAACTGCCCGCGGGGGAATCATCGAACATGGCGAAATACGCCGCCGCCGAGGCCGGGATCGAGGCGGTGGATGCCGCGTTGCAGGCGCATGGCGGGTCGGGTTTCACCGAAGACACCGGCATCTACGAGATGTATCCGATGATGCGCCTGTTGCGCACCGCCCCGGTGAACAGGGAATTGTGCCTTAGCTATATTGGCAACAAAGTCATGGGTTTGCCCCGGTCCTATTAA
- a CDS encoding phenylacetate--CoA ligase family protein, whose translation MKFAMQYRRADALEKANAECWHDIEMAPPNAVRRVQEENLVAQMAYLKENSDFYRDILAQAGVAFDDIRTIEDLQKLPYTFKTDIRESLASRKPFGRHLAADPKDVIQMQASSGTTGSPSYVALTETDVEVWNEMSARCFFANGIRPGDLVLHGFSLAKGFVGGIPVMQALQYMGAVDVPIGADGGADRLLRACADTRPRCIVGAPNFVLHLGEKAEEILGVKASELGVERIIVGGEPGGGIPAIRNRIEELWGAKCCEMLGGTDLGVAYWAECDDQSGMHMVSMDHIITELLDSDTGEIIPFDEGAKGEMIYTAITRQASPVLRFRSGDFIEVLGTSCSCGRTGPKIRCVGRTDDMLIVRGANVFPSAIHSIINDMMPDTNGIMRVVADFDGHTTQGALKVIVERGPDRSPQDDPDLKSTIETRLREALVFKADVTIVAANTFEKPGAAKVALTLSEFPELP comes from the coding sequence ATGAAATTCGCAATGCAGTACCGCCGCGCGGATGCGTTGGAAAAGGCAAATGCCGAATGCTGGCATGACATCGAAATGGCTCCGCCGAACGCGGTGCGCCGCGTCCAGGAGGAAAACCTGGTCGCGCAGATGGCTTATCTGAAAGAGAACTCCGATTTTTACCGCGATATTCTAGCTCAGGCGGGCGTCGCATTTGACGATATTCGCACCATCGAAGACCTGCAAAAGCTGCCCTATACGTTCAAGACCGACATCCGCGAAAGCCTTGCGTCGCGAAAGCCTTTTGGCCGACATCTGGCGGCAGACCCAAAAGACGTCATCCAGATGCAGGCGTCGTCCGGCACTACCGGCAGCCCGTCGTATGTGGCATTGACTGAAACAGATGTCGAAGTCTGGAACGAAATGTCGGCGCGGTGTTTCTTTGCCAACGGCATCCGCCCCGGTGACCTGGTGTTGCACGGGTTTTCGCTGGCCAAAGGCTTTGTCGGCGGTATTCCGGTGATGCAGGCGCTGCAATACATGGGTGCTGTTGATGTGCCGATCGGCGCTGATGGCGGGGCGGACCGGCTGTTGCGGGCCTGCGCCGACACCCGCCCGCGCTGTATCGTCGGGGCGCCGAACTTTGTGTTGCATCTTGGCGAAAAGGCCGAGGAAATTCTTGGGGTCAAAGCCTCGGAGCTGGGCGTCGAACGCATTATTGTCGGCGGCGAGCCGGGCGGCGGCATTCCTGCCATTCGCAACCGTATTGAGGAACTCTGGGGTGCCAAATGTTGCGAAATGCTGGGCGGCACCGATCTGGGCGTGGCCTATTGGGCAGAATGCGACGATCAATCCGGCATGCATATGGTCAGCATGGATCACATCATTACCGAACTTCTGGACTCGGATACCGGCGAAATCATCCCCTTTGACGAGGGCGCAAAAGGCGAAATGATCTATACTGCCATCACCCGTCAAGCCAGCCCTGTATTGCGCTTTCGGTCGGGGGACTTCATCGAAGTTCTGGGCACTTCCTGTTCGTGCGGTCGAACTGGGCCAAAAATCCGCTGTGTTGGGCGCACTGACGACATGTTGATCGTGCGCGGCGCGAATGTGTTTCCGTCCGCAATTCACAGCATCATCAATGACATGATGCCCGACACCAACGGGATTATGCGCGTGGTGGCCGATTTTGACGGCCACACCACTCAGGGTGCCCTGAAAGTGATCGTGGAGCGCGGTCCGGACAGATCGCCCCAGGACGATCCCGACCTGAAATCAACCATCGAAACCCGGCTACGAGAAGCGTTGGTTTTCAAAGCGGATGTCACAATCGTCGCAGCCAACACGTTTGAAAAGCCGGGTGCCGCCAAAGTTGCACTTACTCTCAGTGAATTTCCGGAGTTGCCATGA
- a CDS encoding acyl-CoA carboxylase subunit beta, with protein sequence MTQLKTTINTGSEEFRANEAHYRGKLDELHELRRAQRIGGPKKARERHVAKGKMLPRERVERLIDPGSPFLELGDLAGLGKYEDVPPGASIITGIGVIEGRQCMIIANDATVKGGTYFGMTCKKHVRAQRIAWQNRLPVITLVDSGGAFLPEIANIFPDEGQFGSIFHQQVGMSGDGVPQIAVVMGPCTAGGAYIPALCDEIVIVRGQGFMYLGGPELTFAATGEKVDAETLGGGKMHSSVSGVTDHLAEDDAHALAITRQIVSHLGEISSPRKTPAAAIPPAYPVEDIHGIVSRDAKVPTDNREIVARLVDGSDFHEFKPLYGDTMMTGWARIHGHEVGILANTGVLFVEAALKATHFINLCVQRDIPLVFLVDVNGFMVGREAEQAGIAKAGAKMITAMSSARVPKYTVITGGSYGAGYLAMLGRPFQPDAMFMWPSGRSAIMGPEQAASVLAQVRAQILARDNMTWTPEEEEVFKAPVRKEYEDFQGAYNFASNLWADNVIEPSETRDVLALLLDVASRRPKVETNFGVFRF encoded by the coding sequence ATGACCCAGCTGAAAACGACGATCAACACAGGGTCGGAAGAGTTTCGCGCCAACGAGGCGCATTATCGCGGGAAACTGGACGAGTTGCATGAGTTGCGCCGCGCGCAACGCATCGGTGGACCAAAGAAGGCGCGCGAGCGTCATGTGGCCAAAGGCAAAATGCTGCCCCGTGAACGTGTAGAGCGGCTAATTGATCCGGGCAGCCCGTTTCTTGAACTGGGCGATTTGGCAGGGCTTGGGAAATATGAAGACGTGCCACCGGGGGCCAGCATCATCACCGGAATCGGGGTGATCGAGGGTCGCCAGTGCATGATTATCGCCAATGATGCGACTGTGAAAGGTGGAACCTACTTTGGCATGACCTGCAAGAAACATGTGCGGGCACAGCGTATTGCGTGGCAAAACCGACTGCCCGTGATTACACTGGTCGACAGCGGAGGGGCGTTCTTGCCCGAAATCGCAAATATCTTTCCCGACGAGGGCCAGTTCGGTTCGATCTTTCACCAGCAGGTTGGCATGTCGGGGGACGGCGTGCCACAGATTGCTGTGGTCATGGGGCCATGTACGGCGGGCGGAGCCTATATTCCGGCGCTTTGCGACGAGATTGTGATCGTGCGCGGCCAAGGCTTCATGTATCTTGGCGGACCCGAGCTAACTTTTGCTGCGACCGGCGAAAAGGTAGACGCCGAAACGCTGGGCGGGGGCAAAATGCACAGCTCGGTGTCGGGAGTTACCGACCATCTGGCCGAAGATGACGCCCACGCACTGGCCATCACTCGCCAGATAGTATCGCATTTAGGGGAAATATCGAGCCCCCGAAAAACCCCTGCCGCGGCCATCCCTCCCGCTTATCCGGTTGAGGATATTCACGGCATCGTCAGCCGCGATGCCAAAGTGCCCACCGACAACCGCGAGATTGTTGCCCGCCTTGTGGATGGTAGCGATTTTCACGAATTCAAACCGCTGTATGGCGACACCATGATGACCGGCTGGGCGCGCATTCATGGCCACGAGGTTGGCATCCTTGCCAACACTGGCGTGCTGTTCGTCGAGGCGGCACTGAAGGCCACGCATTTCATCAACCTTTGTGTTCAACGCGACATTCCGCTGGTGTTTCTGGTGGATGTGAATGGGTTCATGGTCGGCCGCGAGGCCGAACAGGCCGGCATCGCCAAGGCCGGGGCCAAGATGATCACCGCCATGTCGTCGGCCCGGGTGCCAAAATATACGGTGATTACCGGTGGGTCTTATGGTGCCGGCTATCTGGCGATGCTAGGCCGTCCATTTCAACCAGACGCGATGTTCATGTGGCCCTCGGGGCGCTCGGCAATCATGGGGCCGGAACAGGCCGCCAGTGTTTTGGCACAGGTGCGCGCGCAAATTCTGGCACGCGACAACATGACATGGACCCCTGAAGAAGAAGAAGTCTTTAAGGCTCCGGTTCGCAAGGAATACGAAGATTTCCAGGGTGCCTATAATTTTGCGTCAAATCTGTGGGCCGACAACGTGATTGAACCCTCCGAGACCCGTGATGTGCTGGCGTTGCTGCTGGATGTCGCCTCGCGGCGACCGAAAGTTGAAACCAATTTTGGCGTGTTCCGGTTCTGA